Proteins encoded in a region of the Candidatus Limnocylindria bacterium genome:
- the rpsQ gene encoding 30S ribosomal protein S17 — translation MAEKTTKKTTAAKSAATKTTAAKKTTAAKKTTAAAPRAAAATATAARPAVRRTVTTRKRAAATVSHAAAATQSVTGWRRFHRKTKVGVVVSAKQARTVIVTVERQREHPLYKKVVRVRKRFAAHDDAGDVREGDLVRIQESRPYSATKRWRVVEVISRIGEAGAAAPRVADIEKALEESEGAAEFLSKPAVDADEETEETEA, via the coding sequence ATGGCTGAGAAGACCACGAAGAAGACCACGGCCGCGAAGTCCGCCGCCACGAAGACAACGGCGGCGAAGAAGACCACGGCGGCGAAGAAGACGACCGCCGCCGCGCCGCGCGCCGCCGCAGCGACGGCCACCGCCGCGCGCCCCGCGGTGCGGAGGACCGTCACGACGCGCAAGCGCGCCGCCGCGACGGTGTCGCACGCCGCCGCAGCGACGCAGTCGGTCACTGGCTGGCGCCGTTTCCACCGCAAGACGAAGGTCGGCGTGGTGGTGTCGGCGAAGCAGGCGCGGACCGTGATCGTCACCGTCGAGCGGCAGCGCGAGCATCCGCTCTACAAGAAGGTCGTTCGCGTGCGTAAGCGCTTCGCGGCGCACGACGACGCGGGTGACGTGCGCGAGGGCGACCTCGTGCGCATCCAGGAGAGCCGGCCCTACAGCGCGACGAAGCGCTGGCGGGTCGTCGAGGTCATCTCGCGGATCGGTGAGGCAGGCGCAGCGGCGCCGCGCGTCGCCGACATCGAGAAGGCGCTCGAGGAGTCCGAGGGCGCCGCGGAGTTCCTGTCGAAGCCGGCCGTGGACGCCGACGAAGAGACGGAGGAGACCGAGGCTTGA
- the rpmC gene encoding 50S ribosomal protein L29, whose translation MRRLSDDELADELKSAKEELFDFRFKLATRQLKNYRGLPAARRRIARALTVLQERERATNG comes from the coding sequence ATGCGGCGGCTGTCTGACGACGAGCTCGCTGACGAGCTGAAGAGCGCGAAAGAGGAGCTCTTCGACTTCCGCTTCAAGCTGGCGACCCGCCAGCTGAAGAACTACCGCGGGCTGCCCGCTGCCCGCCGGCGTATCGCGCGCGCGCTGACCGTACTGCAGGAGCGAGAGAGAGCGACGAATGGCTGA
- the rplP gene encoding 50S ribosomal protein L16 — MLQPKRLKHRKFQRGRMKGHAQAGATLTFGDFGLQAQEPCWMTARQLEAARRAIVHHFKRGGKVWIRVFPDKPVTKKPAEVRMGSGKGAPDHWVAVIRPGRILFEAAGVNEALAKEALRLAAYKLPIKTKFVSREGQEGGGSATEGHAAAV, encoded by the coding sequence GTGTTGCAGCCGAAACGACTGAAGCACCGCAAGTTCCAGCGCGGCCGCATGAAGGGTCATGCGCAGGCTGGGGCGACGCTCACGTTCGGCGACTTTGGGTTGCAGGCGCAGGAGCCGTGCTGGATGACGGCGCGCCAGCTCGAGGCCGCGCGGCGGGCGATCGTCCACCACTTCAAGCGTGGCGGCAAGGTCTGGATCCGCGTGTTCCCGGACAAGCCGGTCACGAAGAAGCCGGCCGAGGTCCGGATGGGCTCCGGAAAGGGCGCGCCGGACCACTGGGTCGCGGTCATTCGTCCCGGTCGGATCCTGTTCGAGGCCGCGGGTGTGAACGAGGCGCTGGCGAAGGAAGCGCTCAGGCTCGCGGCGTACAAGCTTCCGATCAAGACGAAGTTCGTGTCACGAGAGGGGCAGGAAGGGGGCGGCAGTGCAACTGAAGGACATGCGGCGGCTGTCTGA
- the rpsC gene encoding 30S ribosomal protein S3, whose product MGQKVHPLGFRLGFVKTWNAKWYAGSKNYPVLLKEDVSIRSAIRARLRDAAISRIDIERSTNQVTVTIHTAKPGVVIGKGGAKVEELRQVLGKTTGKAVKVNIFEIRYPELDAVLIAENVAQQLERRVSFRKVLKQTVLRSMKSGAKGVRVAVAGRLGGAEMSRREWEREGRVPLHTMRADIEFGRAIAKTTYGTIGVKAWVYKGDIEPAPRQVAQNAPGGNQPRPIAPPAPAPAPAPVAPIAPPAVGV is encoded by the coding sequence GTGGGTCAGAAAGTCCATCCGCTGGGGTTCCGCCTCGGATTCGTGAAGACCTGGAACGCGAAGTGGTACGCCGGGTCGAAGAACTACCCGGTGCTTCTCAAGGAGGACGTGTCGATCCGCTCGGCGATCCGCGCGCGCCTGCGCGACGCGGCGATCTCGCGCATCGACATCGAGCGCTCCACGAACCAGGTCACCGTGACGATCCATACCGCGAAGCCGGGCGTCGTCATCGGCAAGGGCGGCGCGAAGGTCGAGGAGCTGCGCCAAGTTCTTGGGAAGACAACGGGTAAGGCCGTGAAGGTGAACATCTTCGAGATCCGCTATCCGGAGCTCGATGCGGTCCTCATCGCGGAGAACGTCGCGCAGCAGCTGGAGCGCCGTGTGTCTTTCCGCAAGGTGCTCAAACAGACCGTCCTGCGTTCGATGAAGTCGGGCGCGAAGGGCGTGCGCGTCGCCGTCGCCGGCCGCCTCGGCGGCGCGGAGATGAGTCGCCGCGAATGGGAGCGCGAAGGTCGCGTTCCGCTGCACACGATGCGCGCCGACATCGAGTTCGGCCGCGCGATCGCCAAGACGACGTACGGCACGATCGGCGTGAAGGCCTGGGTGTACAAGGGCGACATCGAGCCAGCGCCGCGACAGGTCGCGCAGAACGCGCCCGGCGGGAATCAGCCGCGGCCCATCGCGCCGCCCGCGCCGGCTCCCGCGCCGGCACCAGTCGCACCGATCGCGCCGCCGGCGGTGGGGGTCTAA
- the rplV gene encoding 50S ribosomal protein L22, translating into MEVRASAKFQRFSPRKARLVTDLITGKSAEEAISMLENLPKGAALPIGRVVRSAVANAENNYSMTLENLYVKRAIADEGPRMKRIWMRGRGRRDTKLRRTCHITVIVDERKA; encoded by the coding sequence ATGGAAGTGCGCGCGTCCGCGAAGTTCCAGCGCTTCTCGCCACGGAAGGCGAGGCTCGTGACCGACCTCATCACCGGAAAGTCCGCTGAGGAGGCGATCTCGATGCTCGAGAACCTGCCGAAGGGCGCCGCCCTGCCGATCGGTCGCGTCGTGCGCTCGGCCGTCGCGAACGCGGAGAACAACTACAGCATGACGCTCGAGAACCTGTACGTGAAGCGGGCCATCGCCGACGAGGGTCCGCGCATGAAGCGCATCTGGATGCGCGGCCGCGGACGGCGCGACACGAAGCTGCGCCGCACGTGCCACATCACCGTGATCGTCGACGAGAGGAAGGCTTAA
- the rpsS gene encoding 30S ribosomal protein S19, which yields MTRSIRKGPFVHESLKKKIEQLNARNEKKVVKTWSRASLVLPTMVGHTIAVHDGRRHVPVFITENMVGHRLGEFAPTRTFRAHGRGAAAETAAVVKPGA from the coding sequence GTGACGCGTTCCATCCGCAAGGGTCCCTTCGTACACGAGTCGCTCAAGAAGAAGATCGAGCAGCTCAACGCACGCAACGAGAAGAAGGTCGTCAAGACCTGGTCGCGCGCGTCGCTCGTGCTGCCGACGATGGTGGGTCACACGATCGCCGTGCACGACGGCCGGCGTCACGTGCCCGTCTTCATCACCGAGAACATGGTCGGCCACCGGCTGGGCGAGTTCGCGCCGACGCGCACGTTCCGCGCGCACGGTCGCGGCGCCGCAGCCGAGACCGCAGCTGTCGTGAAGCCGGGGGCATGA
- the rplB gene encoding 50S ribosomal protein L2 produces MPLKQYKAFTPVRRFRQSASYAEITKSKPEKSLTERKLRQAGRNAQGRVTTRHRGGGEKRRYRIVDFKRTKDGIPARVLAIEYDPNRSARLALLVYRDGEKRYILAPNELKVGDTVLSGPEAEARVGNCLPLENIPTGTTIHGVELQPGRGAQLVRAAGGMAQLVAKEGEFAQIRLPSGGIRVVQVRCRATVGQLGNVEHENQKVGGAGHKRRMGWRPAVRGVVMSPRDHPHGGGEAKSPVGGQAQTPWGKPAMGLKTRRNPKTDRFVTERPKKRKSK; encoded by the coding sequence ATGCCGCTGAAGCAATACAAAGCGTTCACGCCGGTCCGCCGCTTCCGGCAGTCCGCGTCGTACGCCGAGATCACGAAGAGCAAGCCGGAGAAGAGCTTGACCGAGCGCAAATTGCGGCAGGCCGGTCGCAACGCGCAGGGCCGCGTGACGACGCGCCACCGCGGCGGCGGCGAGAAGCGGCGCTACCGGATCGTGGACTTCAAGCGCACCAAGGACGGGATCCCGGCGCGCGTGCTCGCGATCGAGTACGACCCGAACCGCTCGGCGCGCCTCGCCCTCCTCGTCTACCGCGACGGCGAGAAGCGCTACATCCTCGCGCCGAACGAGCTCAAGGTCGGCGACACCGTGCTTTCCGGCCCCGAGGCCGAGGCGCGCGTGGGCAACTGCCTCCCGCTCGAGAACATCCCGACCGGCACGACCATCCACGGCGTCGAGCTCCAGCCGGGCCGCGGCGCACAGCTCGTGCGCGCGGCGGGCGGCATGGCGCAGCTCGTCGCGAAGGAAGGCGAGTTCGCGCAGATCCGTCTGCCATCGGGTGGCATCCGCGTCGTCCAGGTGCGGTGCCGCGCGACGGTCGGTCAGCTTGGCAACGTCGAGCACGAGAACCAGAAGGTCGGCGGCGCGGGGCACAAGCGCCGCATGGGCTGGCGGCCGGCGGTCCGTGGCGTCGTGATGTCGCCGCGCGACCACCCACACGGTGGCGGCGAGGCGAAGTCGCCCGTCGGTGGCCAGGCGCAGACGCCCTGGGGCAAGCCCGCGATGGGCCTCAAGACGCGCCGCAACCCGAAGACGGATCGCTTCGTGACCGAGCGTCCGAAGAAGAGGAAGAGCAAGTGA
- a CDS encoding 50S ribosomal protein L23, whose product MRGTLVLLRPVITERSMTETNTGRYTFEVARDATKQEIAAAVAEAFKVDVVDVNTMTVRGKERRLGRRIGRRPDWKKAIVTIAEGQKIERYFVEGV is encoded by the coding sequence ATGAGAGGCACTTTGGTCCTGCTGCGGCCGGTCATCACCGAACGCTCGATGACCGAGACGAACACTGGCCGCTACACCTTCGAAGTGGCGCGCGATGCGACGAAGCAGGAGATCGCAGCCGCGGTCGCCGAGGCGTTCAAGGTGGATGTCGTCGACGTGAACACCATGACCGTCCGCGGCAAGGAGCGGCGCCTCGGGCGCCGTATCGGGCGGCGACCGGACTGGAAGAAAGCCATCGTCACGATCGCCGAGGGTCAGAAGATCGAGCGCTACTTCGTGGAAGGGGTCTAA
- the rplD gene encoding 50S ribosomal protein L4, translating to MAKTEETNKKTTAAKPAAKKTTAAKAAPARATPAKKTTAAKATPTKRVIARPITRVARRPEPARTRQEAREEQPKREKVAARPLPTAPVGEAPLIAADGSSSGSIALPAAFLKGASRAATLFQAFIAERANARQATAATKNRARVTGGGKKPWAQKGTGRARQGSIRSPLWRHGGVVFGPNGRQYAQRMPEKMRRAAFGEAVSERAAAGRVFVLEELRLDGERPRTREFVAWLGKIGDTGRTMVISPELDERIGRAVANLPDVELRTPMSLRLSDVMESDTLLVTRPALEALAVRAGERAVARS from the coding sequence ACGACCGCGGCGAAGCCGGCGGCGAAGAAGACCACGGCCGCGAAAGCAGCGCCGGCGAGAGCCACTCCGGCGAAGAAGACGACCGCCGCGAAGGCGACGCCGACCAAGCGTGTCATCGCGCGGCCGATCACGCGCGTCGCGCGTCGGCCCGAGCCCGCGCGTACGCGGCAAGAAGCGCGTGAGGAGCAGCCGAAACGCGAGAAGGTCGCGGCCCGTCCGCTGCCGACCGCGCCCGTGGGCGAGGCGCCGCTCATCGCCGCAGACGGCTCGTCCTCCGGTTCCATCGCGCTGCCCGCGGCATTCCTCAAGGGAGCCTCGCGCGCCGCAACGCTCTTCCAGGCGTTCATCGCCGAGCGCGCGAACGCGCGCCAGGCGACCGCCGCGACGAAGAACCGCGCGCGCGTCACCGGCGGCGGCAAGAAGCCGTGGGCCCAGAAGGGCACCGGCCGCGCGCGTCAGGGAAGCATCCGCTCGCCGCTGTGGCGCCACGGCGGTGTCGTGTTCGGCCCCAACGGACGCCAGTACGCGCAGCGCATGCCCGAGAAGATGCGCCGCGCCGCGTTCGGCGAGGCCGTGAGCGAGCGTGCCGCGGCTGGTCGCGTCTTCGTGCTCGAGGAGCTCCGGTTGGACGGGGAGCGCCCGCGGACGCGCGAGTTCGTCGCGTGGCTCGGCAAGATCGGTGACACCGGACGGACGATGGTCATATCGCCGGAGCTCGATGAGCGGATCGGTCGCGCGGTCGCGAACCTGCCCGACGTCGAGCTGCGCACGCCGATGTCGCTGCGCCTTTCTGATGTGATGGAGTCGGACACCCTCCTCGTCACGCGGCCCGCCCTCGAGGCGCTCGCGGTACGTGCCGGCGAGCGCGCGGTGGCGCGGTCATGA